In Toxoplasma gondii ME49 chromosome X, whole genome shotgun sequence, a single genomic region encodes these proteins:
- a CDS encoding hypothetical protein (encoded by transcript TGME49_226900), translating to MATLEDIDAFFDALVDGGEEQSSADAAASPESKSKTEGDAADSVESALEATVRESSKDPDGNFVAQEAPNRRETPVLTNDLSFCAEEGTAGVHPSSRLGLHTAGSEDAARLNAAQTDEQLVCPPVPTSLSAPASSGGSTASVGVYVHGVNTVRHQETGVQPVVSLLPTLAGSASRGEGDASLGAPSLPAKRATDKEQPRSPTSGRGGTTALVPAPPVCPASAAEPGKPSEAPSHHTPTGPFLSSAPSLSSSSLASSSHLTSSPSLPSPAHLPALCSSTHPSSLSSSPQSSSLSSAVHPQGVPGVSAVAAPSFRSSQPQAPGPQHPASVSASLELPSVPHSATPSPPFPLHDRAFPGISGAPQFLLQNSTACAKDIPRMSASPPEYFVDPPLHSASGDSVQEEMAFCAETVSRLIEAKLLENDQMLFAVHENLASGRYDEAVCFFERLQQNLFFLAMLADQQPAPSRQAAFAKDTAEEVSQVEQRFRSNTDFWSHEELQRLHHALRTPNLDLRQLSAAVCTKTPQQIFVYLTKVVDRHVKAPPHPPKPAPKKENEEASAPPRSGPVHTPGAALETTGAPPQSGRPPASGLAPLQACAAVPSTATPPTAALNSSAAPSGSCPVPRMPPASAVRPPGGPGQLSSETPPEQPCPVAFLPGFADHSKASSSRVDPAFQAPQAFSHGPPSGVRTPGEGGDALSALKPLAAQKTADTQFSASAAYPSSAALAPPVPPHSSGALLSLENASLLSTLPLSHASLPPASLPGVLGGVPQPSPQTAQGHAPPLGVLTEQPAQAGGLSQRLGQTHGNFIPFTHASFSGAAVSGPYQSR from the exons ATGGCGACACTGGAAGACATTGACGCCTTCTTCGATGCCCTCGTcgacggcggagaagagcagTCTTCAGCAGACGCTGCGGCATCCCCAGAAAGCAAATCAAAGACCGAGGGAGATGCAGCGGACTCCGTGGAAAGCGCTCTGGAAGCAACCGTGCGTGAGTCCTCAAAAGACCCCGATGGCAACTTTGTCGCTCAAGAGGCGCCAAATAGAAGGGAAACTCCGGTTCTCACCAACgacctctctttctgcgctGAGGAGGGAACTGCGGGGGTGCACCCAAGCTCGCGGTTGGGTTTACATACAGCCGGAAGCGAGGACGCGGCGCGTCTCAACGCGGCGCAGACAGATGAGCAGCTTGTCTGTCCTCCAGTCCCGACCTCCTTGTCcgctcctgcttcttctggggGGTCGACGGCGTCGGttggggtgtatgtacacggAGTTAATACGGTGCGCCACCAAGAAACAGGCGTCCAGCCCgtggtgtctctccttccaaCTTTGGCTGGTTCTgcctcgagaggcgaaggTGACGCCTCCCTTGGGGCTCCAAGCCTTCCCGCCAAGCGCGCCACAGACAAAGAACAGCCCAGGAGCCCAACTAGCGGTCGCGGCGGCACCACGGCGCTGGTGCCGGCTCCGCCGGTTTGCCCCGCTTCCGCCGCAGAGCCTGGGAAGCCAAGCGAGGCACCTAGTCACCACACACCAACTGgaccttttctttcctctgctccgtctctttcctcatcttctctggcttcttcgtcgcatctgacttcgtctccttctcttccttctcccgcaCATCTGCCTGCTCTCTGCTCGTCCACAcacccttcttctctctcttcttctccacagtcttcttctctctcatcgGCTGTGCACCCACAGGGGGTTccgggtgtctctgcagttgCGGCACCGAGTTTCAGGTCTTCGCAGCCGCAGGCGCCTGGGCCACAGCACCCCGcgagtgtctctgcctctttggAACTTCCGTCTGTTCCCCACTCGGCGACTCCGTCTCCACCCTTCCCTCTGCATGACCGGGCCTTTCCGGGCATCAGCGGCGCGcctcagtttcttcttcagaactcaactgcatgcgcgaaggACATCCCCCGCatgtctgcgtcgcctccggAGTACTTTGTCGACCCGCCGCTGCACTCGGCTTCTGGAGATTCAGTGCAGGAGGAAATGGCATTCTGCGCGGAGACAGTGTCCAGGTTGATCGAAGCGAAGCTTCTGGAGAACGACCAGATGCTCTTCGCGGTCCATGAGAACCTCGCG AGTGGACGGTACGACGAGgctgtgtgtttcttcgaGAGGCTTCAGCAGAACCTGTTCTTTCTCGCAATGCTGGCAGACCAG CAACCGGCTCCAAGTCGGCAAGCTGCGTTTGCGAAAGACACGGCGGAGGAGGTCTCTCAGGTTGAACAGAGATTTCGAAGCAATACCGACTTCTGGTCACACGAAGAACTGCAGCGTCTCCACCACGCTCTGAGGACGCCGAACTTAG ATCTCCGGCAACTCTCGGCTGCGGTGTGCACAAAGACGCCTCAGCAGATTTTCGTGTACCTCACCAAGGTGGTGGATCGCCATGTGAAAGCGC CTCCACATCCACCGAAGCCTgcgccgaagaaggaaaacgaggaggcCTCTGCGCCGCCCAGGAGCGGACCTGTCCATACACCGGGAGCAGCCTTAGAGACGACTGGCGCGCCGCCCCAATCTGGAAGGCCACCGGCAAGCGGACTTGCGCCTTTGCAGGCCTGTGCCGCTGTCCCCTCGACAGCAACTCCACCCACCGCTGCTTTGAAttcgtctgctgctcctTCCGGGTCTTGCCCAGTTCCAAGGATGCCACCAGCGTCAGCTGTGCGACCTCCCGGCGGACCCGGGCAACTGAGTTCAGAGACACCCCCGGAGCAACCTTGCCCTGTCGCATTTTTGCCTGGGTTTGCAGACCACAGCAAAGCATCTTCGTCTCGAGTAGATCCTGCCTTTCAGGCGCCCCAGGCGTTCTCTCACGGCCCGccttcgggtgtacgtacacccggggAGGGGGGTGATGCACTAAGTGCACTCAAGCCGTTGGCCGCCCAGAAGACCGCAGACACGCAGTTCAGCGCCAGTGCGGCTTATCCCTCCTCAGCTGCGCTGGCACCGCCCGTGCCTCCTCACTCTTCTggcgctcttctttccctcgaGAATGCTTCGCTGCTTTCTACGCTGCCCTTGTCTCAcgcctcgcttcctccgGCATCGCTTCCTGGGGTCTTGGGAGGTGTGCCTCAGCCGTCTCCCCAGACTGCACAGGGTCACGCGCCGCCCTTGGGAGTTTTGACTGAACAGCCTGCGCAGGCTGGCGGTCTCTCTCAACGTCTCGGCCAGACGCACGGAAACTTCATCCCCTTCACGCATGCATCCTTCAGCGGCGCTGCGGTGTCAGGGCCTTATCAAAGCCGATAG